Within the Setaria viridis chromosome 3, Setaria_viridis_v4.0, whole genome shotgun sequence genome, the region ATGATGCATAGGGCAATTGGATTTCAAAAAAACAACTTTTAATAGGTGGCCAACCATGATTTACATTAAACACCGTTCATGTATTGGCCCATTTGTTAGCGTGGATGCTTTACTATTGTGTGCTTGTCAGATTCAATACAAAATTATTTGGAGAAACCATAGTATTTCCAAAGTTGCCTCATTAGTcaataatatattatgttataCTAAGAAATTATTTTGAGAAACTGTACTATGTTTTTTTACTTGTTGAGTaatgattaaaaaaatacttgTCTATATTTCTCTTTGTCAACTTTTTACAAATATAGTCAAACCTTTTGAATGGCTGAAATAGCTGATATTTTTAACTGATGCGTGCAATGTATCAGTTACTTTCTTTCCTGTGACAATGTTATGTACCAGCCATTCTTACTGCAATGGAGTGAAAGTAGTATCACAAGGGACACTTTAGTTTCTACATTATAAACTGTACATGTGAATCAGTTCTATCACTTTGGTTTCTTGTGGCAACATTTTCCACAAAATGCCCCTATTATTTGAAATGAAAAGAGCAAACAAATAAAAACCAAACATGTCAAAACTATGGTAATTATCTCGTTCTATATGCATGCAGCTCAAAAGATATCCATTTTTTAAAAGGATTAGTATAAAGAAATTAGAATGCAAAATATTAGCATGAAATAAATTCAGACTGTTTCTTAATAATTACTTGTTATCTTGGATGACATTGAACTCATTTTTTGCAGATTTACATTCTATTGTACAAGGAAGTTGCTCTTGCATTGAAAATTAATAGCTTATACAGTAAGCAAAGGCTACTTAACATTCATGAAAATGTCAAAGTTCTGCGTTACCCTGATCATTTCTCAAGTGGTGTATACTTGTGGTATGAAGGATTTTTTGTTCCCTGTTTCCTTATTTTCcataaaatattattttttaatatgataatttaatttttatattttgGCTTTAAGGTCACACCATGAGAAGGTTGTAATTGTTGATAATCAAGTATGTTATATTGGAGGTCTTGATCTATGCTTTGGTCGCTACGATAGTCCTGAGCACAAAGTCACAGATACTCCTCCTGTGATATGGCCAGGAAAGGACTACTACAATCCCAGGTAATTGTGACTTTTACCCTTTAGATATATGGGGCAATGTTCTTAAATGTGATTCATCTCTGTAAATAGGGAATCTGAGCCCAATTCTTGGGAGGACACCATGAAAGATGAACTGGACCGTGCTAAATATCCCCGCATGCCTTGGCATGATGTTCAGTGTGCTCTCTATGGTCCACCTTGCCGTGATGTAGCGAGGCATTTTGTTCAGCGCTGGAATTATGCAAAGGTTAGTTAGGTCCATTATCGTATAAATTTCTTCCATGACTATTGTAAATTGActgttccttttcctttccaCAGAGGAACAAAGCTCTAAATGAGCAAGCAATTCCATTACTGATGCCTCATCACCACATGGTAATTCCACACTACAAGGGTAGAAGCAAAGAAACAAATGATGAGGCTGATGGTAAACAGTATCATGATAGGGATGTTGATAAAAATCCAGTCTTGACATCGCGCACATCATGTCAGGATGTTCCATTGCTTTTACCTCAAGAACTTGAACCTCAGGAATTGTCAAGTGCAGATTTAAGATTGACTGATTTAGATATTAACAATTCAGATCGCATAAACAAAAAGAGCTTTAGTCAGCCTTTGCTCAACCGAAAGGCAAAGTTGGATTTTTCTCATCAGGATTTACCTATGAGAAGTTTTGTGGACAATCACAGTTCCCTTGAGGCATCATCTATTAGGCGTTTTGATTCACTGAAAGATGAGAGGAATCACAAGGACAAGAAATGGTGGGAAAAGCAGGAGTGTGGTGACCAAGTTGCTTCAGTACTTGACATTGGGCAAGTTGGTCCAAGGGCAACTTGTCGTTGTCAGGTCAGTACATGGTACTCTGCAATATATTTCTGATTAGTTAGTAAATACCAAAGAATGAGGATCCATGAACAGGAATTTCTCTGATGCAAGTGTTGTCTTATTTCGTAATATATACATATGCTTCACCAATCACAAGTTCTTCTGCCATTTGGTTGCTTGCAGCTATATATCATTATGAAACAGTAATTTATTGAGAAACAAACAAGCTGGCAGCCTTTTTTTAATGGCAGATTCAACATGAAATCTGTAGAAATGGGCATAGAATGGTTTACTTCAATTGTGAAACCAACCATTAGGTTAGAATTATTTGTCTTGCAAATAGCTTGGTACTAATGTTTATTTTTTGAATGAACCAACATGAAGCTGCCAATGCTGACTAGCTGTTGTACTAACAATGTTTGGACACACATACTAGCATGGACTAAACAGCTGTAATGCAGATCCTACTAGTATATTGTTTAGTAACATCGGTCAGTAATATTAGTGTGGGGGATAGTGTCTCCTATTGCTATGTCAGACATTTTAAAGCTGTATTGTTGTTTTGATTGAACCTACTCTATTGAAGGTTACCATAAGTACGTTTAGTAGCATTATCTGTCGGATCTTTTTACATAGAGTTTTAAAGCTGTTTAAAAGAGTTTCTCACTTTGGCCTTTATTAAGAAAGATATAATTTCTTGGTGATGTCAACTTCTTGTAATCTGACTAGGTGATTATCTACATATTTAACTCATATCCAAATGTATTAGAAGACATAATTAACTTCAAGTGTGGCTACATCATATACATTATATTTAGTTAACTTGCCAGATAAAGTTGATATGACATTGTTTTATCCCTACATGCTCATCATGTGTCCAAAAGCATCTGAGTGATAAGATATAGTCCTGCTGTAGAATTTAAGACTACTAACATTAGATTGATTCACTTGCAATAAGTTTTTCTTTATCAAATTAAATTTATGAATATTTTTTTGGGGGGCTCAGGTTGTTAGGAGTGTTGGTCAATGGTCAGCTGGAACCACTCAAATTGAAGGAAGCATCCACAATGCCTACTTTTCTCTGATTGAAAAGGCAGAACACTTTGTATACATTGAGGTCTGTGCCTTTTCCTTTGACCTTTTAAATTTGAATTCTGAAAGTGGAGTTCGCCATGTATTCTTCTCGCTCACCTATTTTGTATAGTTCTGTTAATGTATTTGAGTAAAAATTAAGTGCTAAACAACATTAGCTCTTTTTCACTATGTTTTAAGCACCTGGTTACTTATCATGAAGATATACACCAATTTATGGTAACATCCTTTTTGTTGGCCTTTTGCAGAATCAATTTTTCATATCGGGCCTGTCAGGAGATGATACGATTAAAAACCGTGTATTAGAAGCATTGTATCGGCGTATACTTCGAgctgagagagagaaaaagcgCTTTAAGGCCATCATCATCATTCCTCTTCTACCTGGTTTCCAGGTAGCTTTCTGCTAGAAATTAGTAATATTTTCTATGCTTGGTTACTTACGTAATCTCATCATAGGGAGGCATTGATGATGGTGGAGCTGCATCAGTGAGGGCAATCATGCACTGGCAATATCGTACTATCTGCAGAGGCCCTAATTCAATTCTCCAGAATCTATTTGATGTTATTGGACCTAAAGCACATGATTACATCTCCTTTTATGGTCTTAGAGCACATGGTAAACTGAATGATGGGGGTCCCTTGGTCACTAGTCAGGTACCATGagctttttttccatttttgcaCGCTCCTCACTCTTGTCCAGTTGTGCATCATGAATTTATGATCTAGAAGGTTGATGAAGTCACCATTGTGCTTTGTTGATCTTTGACAGAACTGGCATTAAAAATATATTCAGGATACCCTTCTAACAGGTCTCCTTTGCAGATTTATGTACATAGCAAGTTAATGATAATTGATGACCGCATTACATTGATTGGCTCAGCTAACATAAATGATAGAAGCTTGCTTGGATCAAGGGATTCTGAGGTATGCACTTTCTAGTATTACTAGGTCAAATGTAGTCACTAATACAGTTCTAATGTGATAGATGCACAGtgtgaaataaaaataaagagatGCTTCATTACTGATTATGATTAAGTTTAAAGTAGAACTATCTTGAGAGTATATTTTCATTTATGAAATGGATGTTCTTTATAGCATACTTAACAGCAAATATATGGTTTTTTGCCCCCTTCAACCTTTTAGATTGCTGTGGTCATTGAAGATAAAGAAGTTGTTAATTCTAAAATGGATGGAAGACCTTGGGAAGCTGGAAAATTCTCTCTAAGCCTACGTCTTTCTCTGTGGGCGGAGCACCTTGGCCTTCATCCAGGAGAGGTTTGGCCATTATGTCCTGCCTTGTTTTTTGTTTGCTGATGTTAGGTGGTGAAAGCAACAATTTTGTGAAGTGATGGAATAAGGATTTGCATTTCTCCTGTTTGCAATTCAGGGTTTAGGTTCTGTTCTTCCTTGTTTCTGTTCTTCCGTTTCATTAATAGTCCTGTCATCCTTGTTTCTGTTCTTCCGTTTCATTTGCTTGCTCATACATCACATAACTTGCCAAAATATCATATTTTGGATTATTTTGTAATACTTGTTTTAAGTTACAGGCTTGTTTTAAAACCGCAATATGTGAGTGTAATGTACTTTGATACTTTGAACAGCATGGCATCTTGCAATTTCCTAGTGGCAACTGGCAAGCTTGCAATAGGGGTTCAAAGCAGTGGCAAATTTGCAGTTGCCCTTTTCTATGGGTATGCAAGCGTGTGAATGGATGGAAAACATCAAAGGAAATTTAATCATGATGGGACTAGATCattaaaaatacattttttCTTCTGACATTTACACGCAGTCCAGAAGGATGCAAGAGTAGTGTCATGAGCATTTCTGTTGTAGTTTCTACAGATTTTTATCCAAGAGTAATCACCTTTTTAATAAACTAAATTGGCGTTTGCTTTTCCTGTTTTTAAACATACTCTTATACTTGGTTTTCCCCTTCATATGCATGACCAAACACTGTATAGCTTTTAAGAAAATAATAGCTGTGTCCTGACACGAATTCTTTCCCAAGAACTCTAGAGACTGAGAAATATAATTCAGTTGGTGCTACATGTTCCAGCTCCTGATGAGTGTTGCCAATATTCCAGTTCTCAGAAAATTTTGGATATAAGAAAAATTGCATCTTCTTGTTCCATTTAGTGACACCTAATTTCATGGGAAAGTTCTGCATAAATTTCAAAGTTTTCTGTCAAGTGATGCTTTACAAAAGCCATGATTAAGTTTCTAACATGAGAACTATTTTGGTATATCATCACCACAGATCAAAGCTTGGTGGAAAAGTTTCTTTAACTTCTGAATTTTTTCATTAGTCCACACAAATTACCCCCACCAAAAAAGCCAGTTGACATTTGTTTTCCAATCACGATTATGGATCAGGTTTTCTTACCTTTACATAACAGACAATAATATTTGTAACATATTACATATATGATTCCTTAACAGAAAATACGTCTTTCACTTTCAGGTTAGCCACATCATGGATCCTATAGATGATTCCACATTTAAAAATATCTGGATGGCCACTGCTAAGGTGAGATAAATGTTCCTGAAGTTTTCTAGGATAACCAATGAGCACAAAATTCTGATGCTAACTTTCTTCCTGGAAATCCATATTAAAATAATTAAGCTGAGACCCTATTTCCTGTTAGGCTGCCTTCAGCTCGTCAATCGGTTTTGAAACTAAATTATGTACATATTATTTTGAATGCCTTTGCAAATGTCAGTTCAACTCATACTTCAATACATGTATTAACTAACTTATCGTGTTTGGCAGACGAATACCATGATATACCAAGATGTCTTCTCTTGTGTACCCAACGATCTCATCGACTCAAGGTATGAATTTCAAGTTCCATTGTGGTTACCTTTTGCATCAAACTGCCATGGTCTCTGAAACATACAGTGACCATTCAGGGCCCAATTTCGGCAAAGCTTTGCTCACTTGAGGGACAAAATTGGCCACACCACAATTGATTTGGGCGTTGCCCAAGAGAAACTAGAAGCTTACCAAGATGGCGATCTCAAAGGTACTGATCCTATGGACAGATTGCAGTTAGTAAGGGGCCACCTTGTTTCTTTTCCTTTGGATTTCATGTGCCAAGAGGACTTGAGACCATATTTCAGTGAAAGTGAGTATTACACATCGCCACAGGTTTTCCATTAACCTCTCTTGTGAAGTTACTCAATTGGCTGTACATATGGCAAGGATCAGCTTGTAGATGCTTTACACATTTTGTCAAGtaggaaacaaaaagaaaggaagatatTACCATATACCATTATAGAGATACTAGAAGTATAGTTTCCTAGAAAGAAAATAGTATATAAGTACAGTTCATTCATTCAATACCTGTTTAACTTCTAGGCAAGAAACACTCAAATTCATTATTTGCCAATGCAAATAATATAGGAGTTCCGTTAGTTCTACACGTTGCCTTTGGCAAGAAAATACATTTTGTCGCAAAAAGCACATGTTTTTTTCCAATCCTGCTGCTGTGTGTGTGCTATAGTTTTGACCAAGGATATTTGACAATTGACATACTTCGTTTGCTCCGAGTTGGAGGGACAATATATGTACATGTTCTGTGTTGAAGCTTCTCTAGTATGGGCAACATAAGAAATGCTTTGTCACTGCTTTGTGCTTAGTAGAAATGTTCAATGGAAACCTGTACATCCAAGCCTTGAAGCAGGTGTAGATGAGTTACCTGAATTGACCTCATGTGGTGTATGCATATCTATATCTATGTAGAAAGTGCTGAGAATAGTGACTATTTTTGTTTTGAGAGCTGAAAGCTCAAGTACAAATCTGTAGAAGAGAGGAAATTTGACTAAATGCTCTTACCGTTTTGGGTGGAGGAAGAGTACATTGCATATTCCGTAACTCAGATCAAAAGGACGAAGATTTATCAGTCATTATTATGGTGAaatgaatattatttttctagccATAGAAATCACAAATATCGTCAaatatattatattttctaaattaAGTTGTACAGGTCCACCAAATGTTCAGATAATTTCGCGAATTTGTCAAGTCACCACTAGTTGGTACTTGCTTTAGAAAATGTGATGATGTTGTACAGACTTCCGGGGCCAGAAAAATTCAAGTTGGCCCGTGAGTGGTGAAAAAACTGAGTGATTGATCTATCACCATGTCATATCTTTTATTATAGAGTAAAGAATGGTGTCTTCCGTCCGACCTCCCACTAAAATCGTGGAATCCAGGTTTTGCATCTGCCAAGATTGCATTCTTTCACCGCTCAATTTGTCTGTACGAGTGTACCTTACTTGAATCTGCCTGCCGTCTGGGGCAGTTTGCACCATGTTTCTACCCACAGTTTCCCACAACCTAGTGGTTTCTGGAAACGGTTCGTTGAACTAAACCACCATGCTCTCTCGCTAATATACTCcgtccaaattactatttattttagtttttctaggtatatagcttttgttatgcacctagatatgtattatatctaaatacataataaaattatatatgcatctagaaaatccaaaacgaataGAAAAACTAATCAGCATGGGCTCATCCGTGCACAGTTTAATGGTGGTGTGTGTCCCCTACTTGGTCGGCTCAGAAAAGCTCAAAACTACTCACGTATAACCAGCTCGATTCGGTTGGGCTCAGCTCGTTAAATACTATACACTTTGTTACTAGCCCGTACGAAGAACAAATCTAACGACACCAACACAAAACCGTGTGCTGACAGTGTTGGTATAGGTATTACCAGCAAGAAACAAAGGAATCTATTTGATGACCAATATGGTTGGGCAATTTCTCGACCAACTTGCTAAAGAAAGAACCCTATCCCCTCTCCATCAGAGGAGGATAATTGCCAATTGGTGGGAAAGCATGGCACCGAAAAGCATCCATCAGCAGGGACAGTCAGGCGGATGCAACCTCAGAATGCGGACGACGGATGTT harbors:
- the LOC117848876 gene encoding phospholipase D zeta 1 isoform X2, with product MQEYLNHFLGNLDIVNSQEVCKFLEVSCLSFLPEYGPKLKEDYVSVGHLPKIQKDRKKQCCSCGLFNCCKSNWQKVWVVLKPGFLALLEDPFDPKLLDVIIFDALPHMDINGEGQISLAKEIKERNPLHFGFQVSSGGRTIKLRTRSSSKVKDWVTAINAARQPPEGWCYPHRFGSFAPPRGLLEDGSMVQWFIDGQAAFEAIASSIEEAKSEIFITGWWLCPELYLRRPFQNHGSSRLDALLEARAKQGVQIYILLYKEVALALKINSLYSKQRLLNIHENVKVLRYPDHFSSGVYLWSHHEKVVIVDNQVCYIGGLDLCFGRYDSPEHKVTDTPPVIWPGKDYYNPRESEPNSWEDTMKDELDRAKYPRMPWHDVQCALYGPPCRDVARHFVQRWNYAKRNKALNEQAIPLLMPHHHMVIPHYKGRSKETNDEADGKQYHDRDVDKNPVLTSRTSCQDVPLLLPQELEPQELSSADLRLTDLDINNSDRINKKSFSQPLLNRKAKLDFSHQDLPMRSFVDNHSSLEASSIRRFDSLKDERNHKDKKWWEKQECGDQVASVLDIGQVGPRATCRCQVVRSVGQWSAGTTQIEGSIHNAYFSLIEKAEHFVYIENQFFISGLSGDDTIKNRVLEALYRRILRAEREKKRFKAIIIIPLLPGFQGGIDDGGAASVRAIMHWQYRTICRGPNSILQNLFDVIGPKAHDYISFYGLRAHGKLNDGGPLVTSQIYVHSKLMIIDDRITLIGSANINDRSLLGSRDSEIAVVIEDKEVVNSKMDGRPWEAGKFSLSLRLSLWAEHLGLHPGEVSHIMDPIDDSTFKNIWMATAKTNTMIYQDVFSCVPNDLIDSRAQFRQSFAHLRDKIGHTTIDLGVAQEKLEAYQDGDLKGTDPMDRLQLVRGHLVSFPLDFMCQEDLRPYFSESEYYTSPQVFH
- the LOC117848876 gene encoding phospholipase D zeta 1 isoform X1, with amino-acid sequence MNLERLPPPAGSRHGHHRYARMPPPADPEDEAVPSDPEPEPERRPEVLAASASASLRVPDAARMFDELPRAYIIAVSRPDAGDITPMLLSYTIEVHYKQFRWRLYKKASQVLYLHFALKRREFLEEFQEKQEQVKEWLQNLGIGEHMPVVHDEDEADDVNVPPQSDDNSIRNRNVPSSAVLPVIRPAIGRQNSISDRAKVAMQEYLNHFLGNLDIVNSQEVCKFLEVSCLSFLPEYGPKLKEDYVSVGHLPKIQKDRKKQCCSCGLFNCCKSNWQKVWVVLKPGFLALLEDPFDPKLLDVIIFDALPHMDINGEGQISLAKEIKERNPLHFGFQVSSGGRTIKLRTRSSSKVKDWVTAINAARQPPEGWCYPHRFGSFAPPRGLLEDGSMVQWFIDGQAAFEAIASSIEEAKSEIFITGWWLCPELYLRRPFQNHGSSRLDALLEARAKQGVQIYILLYKEVALALKINSLYSKQRLLNIHENVKVLRYPDHFSSGVYLWSHHEKVVIVDNQVCYIGGLDLCFGRYDSPEHKVTDTPPVIWPGKDYYNPRESEPNSWEDTMKDELDRAKYPRMPWHDVQCALYGPPCRDVARHFVQRWNYAKRNKALNEQAIPLLMPHHHMVIPHYKGRSKETNDEADGKQYHDRDVDKNPVLTSRTSCQDVPLLLPQELEPQELSSADLRLTDLDINNSDRINKKSFSQPLLNRKAKLDFSHQDLPMRSFVDNHSSLEASSIRRFDSLKDERNHKDKKWWEKQECGDQVASVLDIGQVGPRATCRCQVVRSVGQWSAGTTQIEGSIHNAYFSLIEKAEHFVYIENQFFISGLSGDDTIKNRVLEALYRRILRAEREKKRFKAIIIIPLLPGFQGGIDDGGAASVRAIMHWQYRTICRGPNSILQNLFDVIGPKAHDYISFYGLRAHGKLNDGGPLVTSQIYVHSKLMIIDDRITLIGSANINDRSLLGSRDSEIAVVIEDKEVVNSKMDGRPWEAGKFSLSLRLSLWAEHLGLHPGEVSHIMDPIDDSTFKNIWMATAKTNTMIYQDVFSCVPNDLIDSRAQFRQSFAHLRDKIGHTTIDLGVAQEKLEAYQDGDLKGTDPMDRLQLVRGHLVSFPLDFMCQEDLRPYFSESEYYTSPQVFH